AGGCACCAGCCTGGTATTGGGAGTCGGCAATTTGCTtgccattgaagaaaagatcGGCTTTGGATGTAATTCCGTTTGTTTGCAAAATAAAATGCTTGCCCTTGGCGGGAGAGAGCGCAAACTCGTGGCGGTAGATCCAGGGCACCGAAAACTGGCCCCAGTTGAAGTGATTCATGTTGTCTGAATACCACAGATCCTCATCCTTGTAAATTCCAGCATTGAGAAGACAACCCATGAGGGTGCATCTCGACGTGCCTGCATGATACCATGATGAAGTGTCAACACCGGGTTTGGACAGCCCCTTGAGGTCCTTGGACACTGCCGAGGAGGAATTGATATCCCAGTCTGGAATAGCGACCTTGTCACCAGCTTTGGACGTCAACGGATGGCCAGTTGCAGAGGCAAGGCCGCTGCCCAGCAGAAGAGCTGCGACGGCTTTGGCGATCATGTTTCGTGGCCGCGGTTTGGAGTAGCCTTGACCGTCTTCCCGGGTCTGCACAGGGTCCAAAGTTTCCCGGGTCGCGATCCGGGCCCTCGGGCCTCTTTATAATAAACAACAACCATATCCATTCCTCTTTCCTCATGGGGCTATTGCGTAAGTGACTCAGTAATTAGTACTACTCGCACAAACCTTTTCAGGAAAGAAGCGCTGTCTGCTGAAGACGCCGTAGTCGTACATGCTGCTGTACCACCAATTTTCCGTCTATTGTTCCTTGTCCTACATGGATGGCGATTCCCACAAGCTCTTGGGCGTCGAGCATTGCCAGGGCGTAATACAACGTTACCTTACTAACTTGGAAAAGCACAGAAGGCCTCGGCTGCCCATTGAGTGGGCGAGGTTGCACCCTGATTTGAACTTGGGACATTCTGGCAGCTTGTTCCTGACGAAGCGGGGAAAGCAAGACAAACCAAGGCAAACCAAGGCAGGGGTCTTTTTACAGCTTGTTTACCGCATTTACTTGCTCTAACCGTAAATCTCGATGCAAGTAAGCATATCAGGCGGTATGGGCTGACCTTGTCTCGTATGGGGAACGGTTATCTTCTCAAAGAGGCAATTGATGTGTTTGGAGTCTCACTGCGTgcagcatcaccagcagcttcacaCACGTGCTTCTTGAAGTTATGGCTACAGCTCAGCcacagagaaaaaagaactgGTGATGCCCAGAAATGCCAAGTCACGATGCCTTGATCTCTTGTGCAGATCAGCCTGGctgtctgtttctgtctcCTCACTCTCCGCAGTGGATCCATTGATAGAGACAGACAAGTGCGGAGTAGCTTGAGTTGATGAATTTTCCACCACTTGATAAGCTTAGTTCGGCAAACCATCGGCCGACCAGGGGTTGTGGTAGCAATTCGGATACGAAGCTGCAAAGTCTGGGGTCAAGGTGGATCATTCTGGGAGTGATTGTCGTAGGTACTGTAGCGCTTTGCAAGTAATGTAATTGTCATCGCCAGCGGCTTGATACGTATTACACGAGACGGATTGATGATTGTCCTGAGAGAAATGTAACTGTACACATACGAAGTAGTCAATTGCCACTGGTGTTAAGACTTGAGACGGAGGAACAGCAACAAACCGATTGTCATCGCACTCTGAGCATCCAGCCTTTCTTTAGTCATCCGCGTGCGACGGTCTCAACTCCAACCCCCCACTCATCTAAACCTCCTCTCGTGGCGTCCTGATTGAAACGGAACTTTGCGTTTCTCGGATCATGGCCCATGCCAGAGCCCCATCGCATCGGCTCCCATTGCCGTCGATATCCTTATCGCGATGACAAGCAGCCCTCATCTGCCCAATGTTGCATCAaccatatccatatccatatctCTGATTAGCCGTTTTCCCCGCCGCCATGGGACAAGATCGTTCAACCGTTGTACTGTAGCAACTTGACGCGATTCGCCCACCACAGACAGCCATGGAGACCAAGCAATCAGACACCCCACGTATCCGCAAGAAGAGGATTCCGGTAAGCAAATCTGTGCCTGTATTGGCATTAGCACTGCAGATAGGCGTACGCCGCTGTCATGAGGGGCGTTCGGACCGCCACCATGTCACGTTGATATCTGCTCGGAATGGTCCGTTGCTGACAGTTGGCCGACAGAAATCGTGTAACGCATGTCGTCGATCCAAGGTGAACCCTACTTAGAGTTGATAGCTTATGTTTTGGAAACGATAGTTGACAGTTAGACCAAGGCTAAATGCGATGGTAAAAGGCCTTGTTCACGGTAAGTTGTTCCGGCTGCATCGACTTCCACAAGAGGAGACGGCGTGACACCTCGTATGCCTTAACTCAGATTAACGGTTACATCAGATGCTGCGAGCTGAAAAAGATCTGCGCCTTTATCGATCCTCCGAAAGAGGCCCATCAGCTGTACGTATCCTTGATCAGTTGGCCGACGACTGCATATTCTTGCATCACTAATCATCACATCTCAATCGTGTAGTCGAATAGAGGAGCTTGAACAACAGGTTGCAGCACTAAAAGACCAACTTCGAAGACCTTCTTCCACACAAACCGGCTCTCAAATTGAGACTAGCCACACAAATCTCGGTCAGCATCTGGGCGTCAGTTCACAGGTTTCATCAGACTTGGAGCATGGTCCCTTTGTTCCAGCAGCTCAGTTCAACTCTGGTGAATTAGCCCTCATTCGTCCATCACACACAGAATCACCGACAGATACCGTGCTATCCAGTAAACAAATCAAATCCAATTTCGAGATTGGGTCTGTCACATTACCCGATTGTGTCGACGCCGGGCTGCTGAGCATTGAGCAAGCCGAGCAGtacttttccatcttctttcagGGATGCGACCATTCTGTTCCAGTCTTTGATCCCCGATATGACTCGTTTCAAAGCATCCGTGCAAGAAGCAGTCTGCTTTTCAGCGCCATTTGCACAATTGGCTGCCGCGTTGTGACTGGAACCGACACCCAACAATGGCACATGCTGGATTTCCATGTCAAGAGAATGCTAAACTGCGCCTTAGCAAGGCcagcaatggcttctctgGAAACTATTCAGGCATTGCTGGTCCGTTCATGCTATGCATCTGAGAGATCGCTTCTCGTCGCAGCCGCAACACGCATGGCTCTTGATCTCAATTTCCCCGAGTCCTACGACGAGATGATCAATCGGTCTGCGGTGCTGGCAACACGAAGGCCCTCGGCAGGAATCGATGAAGAAACAGTCGTTTCGATGCGAAGAGTCAGGACTTGGCTCCATCTGTTCGTCCTGGGCCACATCTTACATGTCGATGCTTCTGATCTACCGACATTCAAGTTCGTCGGCGATTCACGGAGAAGCCGAATCATTCTAAAAAGCTCTGCCGCAACTGAACTCgatctttttttgttctcccAGGTTGAACTTAACGTGATTCGTGGCAGAATCTACGATTCACTGGCTAGCCATGTGGgctttggtgatgaagaCATGCTTGATGTCGTCCGTGAAGCTAGAATTGACATATCTATATGGTTCGACGACTGGGCACACATTTTCGAGAAGCACAGCATTCAAGCACCTTGGCTTAGCGTCAACCTCCGTGTGCAGAAATGTTGGGCTGAAAATATGGCTCTATGTTGTGCTGTGAGAGCAACCGGCGTGGAAAATGTCGACTTCATGTCGCCTGCTCAAAAATCGGTTGTTGCCATGGCCAAGGACGCTTTGGAGGAACATCTGGATATAATGATTGAGGAACCAAGATTATATATCCGCAACCTGCGATTCGCAATGGACTTTGTCTGGGCAAAGTGTGCATTTTGCTATTTACTGCTTCTCAAACTTTCTATTCTGCTACCTGAGAGCAAGGGACGTTCCAGCAGAGAGCTTGTAGCACATGGCAACATCCTCTTAAGTGAACTGAGCGAGGCAAGCGGCGGTAATCACAATGGAAGCCGGAGTAATACTGGAAAGCAATATCTACAACTTCTCCAGACCGGTATTGAGAAATTCAGCAGCGTCACTCATGAAGCTCATAATACAGCCCTGAGCATTGCAAATGATGAAAGCTTTTCATCCCGACGAACGCCTGGCTATGGTACACAAAATCGGATGGAGCTGGACTCATTTATACCTGAGCAGTTTATCTTTGAGTGGGATTTCCCTGGCCTCAcgcttttttcttcatccgcGATCGGCGTTGCCTGGCTTGATGACATACTCGTCGAGGCACTTAATGGGGGCGAAGATCTATTCGGGTGGCTACCGACTGACGCTGAGAGCTGAAACATTTTACGAAATATTAATGTCTATTTATAATGATATGTATTGACTTGCTTTTATATCCTGTGTTAATCAAAGTTCAAATCTCTTCCTTCCCTCATCATCTACACCCAAGTCGCGAACTTGTACGCCATCAGTCGAACGAACCGCTCTTGCGTCTCCAGGAGGCAGCACAACAACTAGCGTTTTCCAAGGCGCGACATATCCAGATGTTTCATCTCTAGAAAATTCGACCTTGATTTCTGACCCTTCAACCGAATATGTGATGCTGTATTTGGAGATTTTGTTCTTTGCAACAGCAGACacaccatcatcttcgtaCCATACCGTCTCATAGCGCTTCGAGCTAGATCCTTGACGGGGAGGGAAGATTTCAATCGCGCGATAGTCGTCCAGAGGAAGATTCGCGAcgttctctttttctccaggGGACAAGACCTGCACGTCTCTTCCTACTGGGATCGCTGTTCCGACCTTGGCAAGCACTGGAATGCCCGCGCCGTGCCACTCTGCGTCAATCGTAGCCCATTGTCCTGCTTCCAAGTACTGATAGGGAGCTTTGAGATTGATGTagccttcatcttcatccgaGGCCTTGGGAAGATAGACTCGTGCCTGCGTGGCGCCGGGCTCGTAAACACCGCCAACCAGTAGAGCGTCGCCGAGCCAATATTGTGTCTCGCCTTCTGTAATTGGTGCCGTCCATActtctggatcttcttcATATCCCCAGCCAGTCCAACGTTGAGGTGGAATAGCTGTTTGAtggctctccagcatcaaggagTAGATGTAAGGGATCATGGCGTATCTGCGCTTGATGGCTTTGCGAACCAAGTGAGTAATTTCCGGGTACATCCATGGCTCGATGACGTCTCCGATGTTATTTTCGTTGATTGTCTTGAAGCAGTTGATTGCGAAGCGCTGAGAGTATGTACCAATCTGAACCCACCGAAGGAGTAACTCAGGCGATGGCTGCGGGCCTTCGAATCCTCCAATATCGTGGCCATAGCATTGCATCAAAGACATGCCCGCGTTGAGCGCAAGAGCATTGGCACCCTTCATGCTAGCCCAGCTGGTGGTGTTATCTCCGCTCCATGAACTACAAGCGTATCTCATAGTGCCAGCAGTTGCACTTCGAGTAAGAACAAAGGGGCGTACATCTGGATCGACGTCGACGAGGGCATCGTGAGACGCTTTTCCATGAAGCTCAGTGTGCAGGCTCCGGCCCCAGAGACCAATCTGCGGCCTATCTTTGACTTCGTCCCTCACTTCGAGAGAAGGCTCGTCTAAGGCACAGATCCAGCCGTCATCAGTAACCGTATACTCATTGTTGTCGTTCCATATGCAGTCAATGCCTTCCTGTctgagcttcttgacgccCTCGTACCACCATTTAAACCCAGCAGCAGAGGTGAAGTCAATGTGTCCACCTTCAGCGCTTTCACCTCCGCCGGCACTCCATAGTCGAGTCACCGCCGTCTTTTTCGTGTGAGGGTCGATGAACAAGGCATTTGCAGCTTTGAGCTTTTCATACTCTGGGTGAGTGGCAATAACATAGGGCTTCACGTTGGCGATTAGTCTCATGCCAAGCTTGTGATACTCCTTAATAAAGGCCTCTGGATCCGAAAACCGATGGCGATTCCAGGTGAAGACGTTGCGTGTTTTCGGCGGCTGCTCTGCCACTGTATAACCAGATGACATTTGATACGCCGAGCATGGAATATCCTGCTCCTTCATCTTACGTGCAAGATCAAGCAGCGCCTCGGAAGCTGGAGGGTTGTCAAGCATGGAGTACTTCATACCACCAGAGAGGTACCCAAACGCCCATCTTGGcacaagaagaggaaagccAGCAATCTCCGCATAAGTGGTAACAATGTCCCTGAGAGTTTTCCCAACAATGATGTACTCTTCCAACCCTCCATAGTCTTGTCTCAACACCTTGTAGCGACCCCACATGCCGTCCATCTCAGCTCCAATTGAGTACGAGCCTCTCGAATGAGTCGTCGAAAACAGAGCAAGACAACCACTCGGCGTCGCATTAATGAGAAGTGGAATGTTTTTGTACAGCGGATCAGTGCGGTAAATATCATAGCCAAAACTGTCCGTCGCCGAAAGCTCAAATTTTCTCCCAGCCAGGTTCATGGGAGCCGCCTTTTCGCCCAGGCCGACGTACAGGGTATCTCTATTGTAGCGCGAATAATGGGCAATGCCCTCGCCGTCAACCACGTACGAGCGATTTGGCAAATCTTCGTGAAGAGGCCCATTCTTGCTGCCGTCGAGAGAGACCGAGAGCAGTGGTGAAGACTCAGTCCAGTCAATGGAAGCCGTGATTGGGCCGATTttgatcttctttgttgTGCTGGTTGAGGAAACATTTACAGATGCAGCCTCTATCTGCTTTTTCAAGAGGGGCACACTGGGATGAGGGGGCAGAGGGTGAGATTTAGACGTGAAAGTTGTGCGAAATACATTAGGGCGAAGAGCGTCGAGTGTGAATTGAAAGGGAAGTTGAGAATCCGTACAGTCGAGCCGCAGCAGCTTGTCTGAAGAAGCTGTGTTCTCCGCCCAGGATGACGGGACGCGCTCTTGTTGAGGcatgttggagatgctgaATGGATGGTAGTTCTATTTTAAAAATACAATCTCAATTAAGGAGAGGGAATAGCAAAGAAATTGATACAtgagaaggccaagatgagGAGGGCGTTGGAGTTGATTTATATGTCGATACTACACGTGTATGTATAAAGACATGGCACTGGTGGTCCCTCAATTGAGCGGATCACGCTGCGTGGGGATGAAGACCGATTTCGGGCTTCTTTATTTCCTGTTGGGCTGCAAGACACTTGGTCTACTATTTACCGATTACAATCCAGTTTCCTAGACCAGAAATATACTTTACAATTACCCCTTGTAAGCTCTATTCCTCCCATCAACGGTCGCTTCATGAACACGGAACATGGCCGTCGGCTATCTAGCAAACGGGCAAAGCTGAAAAATCTCCGCTGAGGGGCAACCACGAACGGAGAAAGCTGATTGAAACCCGACGGAGAAATCTCACCATGTCCGTCTAGCCTATCAAACAACGAGAATTCTTCCCCGCATTCTGCTCTTACAACCATAATGTTTGCCCCATGGGGTTCTGTGGCGCTTTCAACGGCTTATGCGAGCCCTTTTGCATGTTAGACCGGGGAAGAATCAGGTGAACTGTGGGTGTTTATAAATATCATAGAGGATTGCCTGCAACTGGAGCGGTCAAGCATGGTGGTCTGGGCCACATCATCGTTCTCTTCTTGTGTCGATCAGTTCGTGTAAGAGATATCATCATGGCAACTCAAAAGGACAACCCAGATATTATTCACCTTGAAACCAACACGAACCAAGGTGATTCCAACTCCAAGAACATCACCAGCGAAATCACCCCTGTTCCGAAACCAAACACCGACTCTTCTTTCACGGGAAGAGACAAAGCTGCCCAGTTTCTGAAGCAAGCCAACCAGGCTACCATCATTGTCACTCCTAGCGAGAATGCTCGTGTCCTCCGCAAGATCGACCTTCACCTCCTCcccatcatcctcttcgtctaCTGTCTCCAGTCACTCGACAAGACAACTCTCTCCTATGCGTCAGTCTTTGGCCTCATCGATGACACGCACTTGGAAGGCCAGGAGTTCTCATGGCTAGGCTCCGTGGTGTATGTGGCTCAGCTGGTGTTTCAGCCGCTGGTTGCCTATGCCCTGGTGAAGTTGCCCGTGGGCAAATTCTGTGCCACCATGGTGTTTTGCTGGGGAGCGGTGCTGTGCGGCATGACGGCTGCGAAGAATTTCGGAGGTCTGATGGCCGCGAGATTATTGCTGGGAGCGTTTGAGGCTTCGGTTGGTAAGtatctttcctttctctcaaGTGATAATGGCAGTTGTCGAATTGTGTTGGCTAACTGGTGTTAAATAGCCCCGACTTTTATTGCAGTCGTACAAATGTGGTACCGCAGAAAAGAACAGACGACTCGAAACGCCTCCTGGTATGCAATGCTGGGAGTTGTCAACATGGTAAAGCCGCCACCGCA
This genomic stretch from Trichoderma breve strain T069 chromosome 1, whole genome shotgun sequence harbors:
- a CDS encoding fungal zn(2)-Cys(6) binuclear cluster domain-containing protein, which translates into the protein METKQSDTPRIRKKRIPKSCNACRRSKAKCDGKRPCSRCCELKKICAFIDPPKEAHQLRIEELEQQVAALKDQLRRPSSTQTGSQIETSHTNLGQHLGVSSQVSSDLEHGPFVPAAQFNSGELALIRPSHTESPTDTVLSSKQIKSNFEIGSVTLPDCVDAGLLSIEQAEQYFSIFFQGCDHSVPVFDPRYDSFQSIRARSSLLFSAICTIGCRVVTGTDTQQWHMLDFHVKRMLNCALARPAMASLETIQALLVRSCYASERSLLVAAATRMALDLNFPESYDEMINRSAVLATRRPSAGIDEETVVSMRRVRTWLHLFVLGHILHVDASDLPTFKFVGDSRRSRIILKSSAATELDLFLFSQVELNVIRGRIYDSLASHVGFGDEDMLDVVREARIDISIWFDDWAHIFEKHSIQAPWLSVNLRVQKCWAENMALCCAVRATGVENVDFMSPAQKSVVAMAKDALEEHLDIMIEEPRLYIRNLRFAMDFVWAKCAFCYLLLLKLSILLPESKGRSSRELVAHGNILLSELSEASGGNHNGSRSNTGKQYLQLLQTGIEKFSSVTHEAHNTALSIANDESFSSRRTPGYGTQNRMELDSFIPEQFIFEWDFPGLTLFSSSAIGVAWLDDILVEALNGGEDLFGWLPTDAES
- a CDS encoding glycosyl hydrolases family 31 domain-containing protein; protein product: MPQQERVPSSWAENTASSDKLLRLDCTDSQLPFQFTLDALRPNVFRTTFTSKSHPLPPHPSVPLLKKQIEAASVNVSSTSTTKKIKIGPITASIDWTESSPLLSVSLDGSKNGPLHEDLPNRSYVVDGEGIAHYSRYNRDTLYVGLGEKAAPMNLAGRKFELSATDSFGYDIYRTDPLYKNIPLLINATPSGCLALFSTTHSRGSYSIGAEMDGMWGRYKVLRQDYGGLEEYIIVGKTLRDIVTTYAEIAGFPLLVPRWAFGYLSGGMKYSMLDNPPASEALLDLARKMKEQDIPCSAYQMSSGYTVAEQPPKTRNVFTWNRHRFSDPEAFIKEYHKLGMRLIANVKPYVIATHPEYEKLKAANALFIDPHTKKTAVTRLWSAGGGESAEGGHIDFTSAAGFKWWYEGVKKLRQEGIDCIWNDNNEYTVTDDGWICALDEPSLEVRDEVKDRPQIGLWGRSLHTELHGKASHDALVDVDPDVRPFVLTRSATAGTMRYACSSWSGDNTTSWASMKGANALALNAGMSLMQCYGHDIGGFEGPQPSPELLLRWVQIGTYSQRFAINCFKTINENNIGDVIEPWMYPEITHLVRKAIKRRYAMIPYIYSLMLESHQTAIPPQRWTGWGYEEDPEVWTAPITEGETQYWLGDALLVGGVYEPGATQARVYLPKASDEDEGYINLKAPYQYLEAGQWATIDAEWHGAGIPVLAKVGTAIPVGRDVQVLSPGEKENVANLPLDDYRAIEIFPPRQGSSSKRYETVWYEDDGVSAVAKNKISKYSITYSVEGSEIKVEFSRDETSGYVAPWKTLVVVLPPGDARAVRSTDGVQVRDLGVDDEGRKRFEL